Proteins encoded by one window of uncultured Draconibacterium sp.:
- a CDS encoding tetrathionate reductase family octaheme c-type cytochrome has product MKCLPFLLLLFWASGFTKLSAEETDSVDVKLNVQNYTWKADRKSSPMADHNSFEILKQAFENAHQVTEACISCHTKRDEEIMATSHWNWERTELIEGKGEVPLGKKNILNNFCIGISGSEGTCTRCHIGYGWKDKSFDFDEPNNIDCLVCHDNSGTYEKGKGAAGYPAEHVNLSYVARHVGTPKRDNCGVCHFWGGGGNNVKHGDLEISLLDASKKIDVHMAVEGEDMSCVDCHKTENHQMAGKLYALSSENKNRATCEQCHTDKPHANQLLNEHNIRVACQTCHIPTYAKGNSTKMVWDWSTAGRLDDDGNQLHENDADGNHNYLSIKGTFVYDDHVTPEYFWFNGIANHQLITDKIDTIPVQMNSLSGSYKDKGANQISTGPSKIWPVKVHRGKQIYDTEYNTLIQPKLWSTESGDSAYWVDFNWDESAAAGMKYLGLPYSGNYGFVETEMYWPLNHMVAPKEQSLSCKDCHSRNDSRLAGLNDFYLPGRDYNKFLDISGFSMLAFILLFVFAHGSLRILVRKDKKEH; this is encoded by the coding sequence ATGAAATGTTTACCTTTTTTATTACTACTATTTTGGGCGTCGGGATTTACTAAACTAAGTGCAGAAGAAACCGATTCGGTTGATGTAAAATTAAATGTACAAAACTACACCTGGAAAGCTGATAGAAAATCCAGCCCTATGGCCGACCATAATTCTTTTGAAATTTTAAAACAGGCTTTCGAAAATGCACATCAGGTAACCGAAGCCTGTATTTCGTGCCACACCAAACGCGACGAAGAGATTATGGCAACCAGCCACTGGAATTGGGAGAGAACCGAGTTGATCGAAGGAAAAGGAGAAGTACCACTGGGTAAAAAGAACATTCTGAACAATTTTTGTATTGGCATTTCGGGAAGTGAAGGAACATGTACCCGTTGTCATATTGGTTATGGCTGGAAAGATAAATCGTTTGATTTTGATGAGCCTAATAATATCGATTGTTTAGTTTGTCACGATAACTCGGGCACCTACGAAAAAGGAAAAGGGGCAGCGGGTTATCCGGCGGAACATGTTAATCTTTCGTATGTAGCCAGACATGTAGGTACACCAAAACGCGATAATTGTGGCGTTTGTCACTTTTGGGGTGGCGGAGGAAACAATGTAAAACATGGCGACCTGGAAATATCATTGCTGGATGCATCGAAAAAAATAGATGTACATATGGCGGTTGAAGGTGAAGATATGAGTTGCGTGGATTGCCACAAAACAGAAAACCACCAGATGGCCGGAAAATTATATGCATTGTCATCTGAAAATAAAAACCGTGCTACCTGCGAACAATGCCACACAGATAAACCTCATGCCAACCAGTTACTAAACGAACACAACATTAGAGTGGCCTGCCAAACCTGTCATATACCAACTTATGCAAAAGGCAACAGCACAAAAATGGTGTGGGACTGGTCAACCGCCGGACGGCTGGATGATGACGGAAACCAACTACATGAAAACGATGCTGACGGAAACCACAATTACCTCTCGATTAAAGGAACTTTTGTATACGACGACCATGTTACTCCGGAGTATTTCTGGTTTAACGGAATTGCAAATCACCAGTTAATTACAGATAAAATTGATACAATCCCGGTTCAAATGAACTCTCTTTCCGGATCGTACAAGGATAAAGGTGCAAACCAGATTAGTACAGGTCCATCGAAAATATGGCCAGTAAAAGTACATCGCGGAAAACAAATTTATGACACGGAATACAATACTTTAATTCAGCCAAAACTGTGGTCGACCGAAAGTGGCGACAGTGCCTACTGGGTTGATTTTAACTGGGACGAATCTGCAGCAGCCGGAATGAAATACCTCGGATTACCATACAGTGGCAACTACGGTTTTGTTGAAACAGAAATGTACTGGCCACTTAACCACATGGTAGCACCAAAAGAGCAATCGCTAAGCTGTAAAGACTGCCACTCGAGAAACGATAGCCGACTGGCAGGATTAAACGACTTTTATCTGCCCGGACGCGACTACAACAAATTTCTCGATATCAGTGGTTTCTCAATGCTGGCTTTCATTCTGCTTTTCGTATTTGCTCACGGCTCTTTGCGCATACTCGTTCGAAAAGACAAAAAGGAACACTAA
- a CDS encoding Crp/Fnr family transcriptional regulator: MKNIYSNSCTVFSRRECCFDKLTKDEKKLIDENKIVLTYKKGENICKQGAFASHIVFLKNGLAKVYLEGKPKNLILKITPPGNLIGLPCIHDGNNTFLYSATAYIDSEVELINIELFKKMILSNAEFAFQIINILNENTVQTYGRFYCFTNKQMHGRMADILLCLSQRIFKTDAFSLPLSRSDLAELTGMSTESVIRVMKDFKEDGLISFEGKDVELVDVEKLITISQLG; the protein is encoded by the coding sequence ATGAAAAATATATATTCAAATAGTTGTACTGTTTTTAGCCGGCGAGAATGTTGTTTTGATAAGCTAACAAAAGACGAGAAAAAGTTAATTGATGAAAACAAGATTGTTTTAACTTACAAGAAGGGTGAGAATATTTGCAAACAAGGTGCGTTTGCATCGCACATTGTTTTTCTTAAAAATGGTTTGGCCAAAGTTTATCTTGAGGGAAAACCGAAAAATCTGATTTTGAAAATCACCCCACCGGGAAACCTGATAGGACTACCTTGTATTCATGATGGAAATAATACTTTTCTTTATTCGGCAACTGCTTATATTGATTCTGAAGTTGAATTGATAAATATTGAATTATTCAAAAAAATGATCCTCAGCAATGCTGAATTTGCTTTTCAGATTATAAATATCTTGAATGAAAATACGGTGCAAACGTATGGCCGTTTTTATTGTTTTACCAACAAACAAATGCATGGTAGAATGGCAGATATTTTATTGTGTCTTTCGCAGCGCATATTTAAAACCGATGCTTTTAGTCTTCCCTTATCCCGATCGGATTTGGCAGAACTAACCGGTATGTCAACAGAAAGTGTAATTCGGGTAATGAAAGATTTTAAAGAAGATGGATTAATTAGTTTTGAAGGCAAGGATGTAGAACTTGTTGATGTTGAGAAATTAATAACAATAAGCCAGTTAGGCTGA
- a CDS encoding TonB family protein, with product MIESKKTKKADLESKKATLYLVGLVIALSFTLFAFEWKRPVQKTLIVTGTGNFNPPEDLVIPITKVEKTEYEKPVIKVPVFKVIDDDIKIDDELVWEGEEPEAPVLIDLGSIMNSEKDRGEENLDVVLNTAEIMPEFPGGDAALLNYLSRNVKYPLIAQENGIQGRVYVTFVVDEYGEILNVVLARGVDSSLDREALRVVKSMPRWKSGKQGNREVKVRYTVPINFVLH from the coding sequence ATGATTGAATCTAAAAAAACAAAGAAAGCTGATCTTGAGAGCAAAAAGGCAACACTGTATCTCGTTGGTTTAGTAATCGCACTCAGTTTTACACTTTTTGCATTTGAATGGAAAAGACCGGTTCAAAAGACATTAATAGTAACAGGAACAGGAAATTTTAATCCGCCTGAAGATCTGGTCATTCCAATTACAAAGGTGGAAAAAACTGAATACGAAAAGCCGGTTATTAAAGTGCCTGTTTTTAAGGTTATCGATGATGATATAAAAATCGATGACGAATTAGTGTGGGAAGGAGAAGAACCGGAAGCACCTGTGTTGATTGATTTGGGAAGTATTATGAATTCCGAAAAAGATCGCGGAGAAGAGAATCTGGATGTAGTTTTAAATACAGCGGAAATAATGCCTGAATTTCCGGGAGGAGATGCTGCCTTGTTAAACTATTTGTCACGCAATGTTAAGTACCCGTTAATTGCTCAGGAAAATGGAATACAAGGGCGGGTTTATGTAACTTTTGTTGTTGATGAATACGGTGAAATATTAAACGTAGTTTTGGCACGTGGAGTTGATTCTTCTCTTGACCGAGAAGCACTTCGTGTAGTGAAATCGATGCCTCGATGGAAGTCCGGAAAACAAGGCAACCGTGAAGTTAAAGTTAGGTACACAGTGCCCATAAATTTTGTATTACATTAG
- a CDS encoding energy transducer TonB, with protein sequence MELKKSPKADLEAKKNMFWLVGLVVALGLSLLAFEWTTKPTKAADLGTIQTAEVEEEIIPITREQEVKPPPPPPPPAVVEVLNIVDDDVEIEDELEIEDTEADDETVIDVAPVIETAEEEEEEEAQVFFIVEDMPEFPGGDLALRKYIASSIKYPVIAQENGIQGKVYVTFVVSKTGKVTDAKIARGVDPSLDKEALRVVNALPAWKPGKQRGKPVNVSYTVPINFVLQ encoded by the coding sequence ATGGAACTTAAAAAATCACCAAAAGCTGATCTGGAAGCCAAAAAGAATATGTTTTGGCTGGTAGGATTAGTTGTCGCGTTGGGGCTTTCGCTGCTTGCTTTTGAGTGGACTACAAAACCAACAAAAGCTGCTGATCTTGGTACTATCCAAACTGCGGAAGTAGAAGAAGAAATTATTCCTATTACTCGTGAGCAAGAGGTAAAACCACCTCCACCACCTCCACCACCAGCTGTTGTCGAGGTGTTGAACATTGTTGACGATGATGTGGAAATTGAAGACGAGCTGGAAATTGAAGATACAGAAGCCGATGATGAGACCGTTATTGACGTTGCTCCTGTAATTGAAACAGCTGAAGAAGAAGAAGAGGAAGAAGCTCAGGTTTTCTTTATTGTAGAAGATATGCCTGAATTCCCTGGAGGAGACCTTGCATTGCGTAAATACATTGCTTCGTCTATTAAGTATCCTGTTATTGCACAGGAAAACGGTATTCAGGGAAAAGTATACGTAACTTTCGTGGTAAGTAAAACTGGAAAAGTTACTGATGCTAAAATTGCAAGGGGTGTTGACCCGTCTTTGGATAAAGAAGCACTTCGCGTTGTAAATGCACTTCCTGCATGGAAGCCTGGAAAACAGCGTGGTAAGCCGGTTAATGTATCGTACACGGTACCTATTAACTTCGTGTTGCAGTAA
- the hflX gene encoding GTPase HflX, with translation MIETAPETEKAVIVGLINQDQDERQAKEYLDELEFLADTAGAQVLKKFTQKLDIPNKATFVGPGKLDEISNYIKVVEADTVIFDDELTPTQLRNVERALECKILDRTNLILDIFAKRAQTAHAKTQVELAQYQYLLPRLTRMWTHLERQRGGIGMRGPGETQIETDRRIILDKISRLKKQLIKIDKQKSTQRKNRGKMVRVALVGYTNVGKSTIMNMMAKSEVFAENKLFATLDTTVRKVVIGNLPFLLADTVGFIRKLPHGLVESFKSTLDEVREADILLHIVDISHPGFEEQIETVDSTLEEIGAGDKPTFYIFNKIDAFTYEEKEEDDLSPRSKDNFTLEEWKSSWMAKSNTPALFISAKEKTNIEEFKEELYEKVKGIHSQRFPYNDYLYNSDWTEGIQ, from the coding sequence ATGATAGAAACAGCACCAGAAACAGAAAAAGCAGTTATTGTAGGATTGATCAACCAGGATCAGGACGAACGTCAGGCAAAAGAATACCTCGACGAATTGGAGTTTTTAGCGGACACTGCAGGTGCTCAGGTGTTGAAAAAATTCACCCAGAAACTTGATATTCCGAATAAAGCAACATTTGTTGGGCCCGGGAAACTGGACGAGATCAGCAATTATATTAAGGTTGTTGAGGCAGATACCGTAATTTTCGACGATGAACTAACACCAACTCAGCTTCGTAATGTGGAGCGAGCCTTGGAGTGTAAGATCCTCGATCGAACAAACCTTATTCTGGATATTTTTGCCAAAAGAGCACAAACCGCTCACGCAAAGACACAGGTTGAACTGGCACAGTACCAGTATCTGCTTCCGCGGTTAACGCGAATGTGGACCCACCTCGAACGCCAGCGTGGTGGTATTGGAATGCGCGGACCGGGTGAGACCCAGATAGAAACTGACCGGAGGATAATTCTCGATAAAATATCACGCTTAAAAAAGCAATTGATAAAAATTGACAAACAAAAATCAACCCAACGGAAAAATCGTGGCAAAATGGTTCGTGTGGCATTGGTGGGGTACACCAATGTGGGCAAATCAACCATAATGAACATGATGGCCAAATCGGAGGTGTTTGCCGAAAATAAACTTTTTGCAACGCTCGATACTACTGTGCGTAAAGTAGTAATTGGTAACCTGCCATTTCTTTTGGCTGATACTGTTGGTTTTATAAGAAAATTGCCACACGGATTGGTAGAGTCGTTTAAATCAACACTCGATGAGGTGCGTGAGGCCGACATTCTGCTTCATATTGTAGATATTTCGCACCCGGGTTTTGAAGAGCAGATTGAAACCGTTGACAGCACGCTTGAAGAGATTGGTGCCGGAGATAAACCGACTTTCTACATCTTTAATAAAATTGATGCTTTTACTTACGAGGAAAAAGAAGAGGATGATCTCTCGCCACGATCGAAAGATAATTTTACACTTGAAGAATGGAAAAGCTCGTGGATGGCAAAAAGCAACACTCCTGCATTATTCATTTCGGCAAAAGAGAAAACGAATATTGAAGAGTTTAAGGAAGAGCTTTACGAAAAGGTGAAGGGAATTCATTCGCAACGTTTTCCATATAACGACTATTTGTACAACTCTGACTGGACAGAAGGTATTCAATAA
- the folK gene encoding 2-amino-4-hydroxy-6-hydroxymethyldihydropteridine diphosphokinase, translated as MNKVFLGIGGNLGDKQKNFDRAYKLIEIKLGQIIRKSSVYETPPWGFHAENVFWNQVLVIETILEAEELLWRIHEIEADFGRKRETERYSSREMDIDILYFNDEFFETKTLIIPHPRIHERRFVLVPLVEIAPNMKHSLRRLSSIEMLENCLDESVIKKVEMD; from the coding sequence ATGAACAAGGTATTTCTAGGAATAGGCGGAAATTTAGGCGATAAACAAAAAAATTTTGACCGCGCCTACAAATTAATCGAAATAAAATTAGGACAAATAATCCGGAAATCATCGGTTTATGAAACGCCACCATGGGGTTTTCATGCCGAAAATGTTTTCTGGAACCAGGTTCTCGTTATTGAAACCATACTTGAAGCAGAAGAATTACTGTGGCGTATTCATGAAATAGAAGCAGATTTTGGCCGAAAGCGTGAAACAGAACGGTACTCTTCGCGCGAAATGGATATCGACATCCTCTATTTTAACGACGAATTTTTTGAAACGAAAACGCTGATAATTCCCCATCCACGCATTCACGAAAGACGCTTTGTGCTTGTGCCGTTGGTTGAAATTGCCCCTAACATGAAACACTCGCTCCGCCGGTTATCCAGCATAGAAATGCTGGAAAACTGTTTGGATGAGTCGGTAATTAAAAAGGTAGAAATGGACTGA
- the sppA gene encoding signal peptide peptidase SppA, producing MKEFFKYVLATIVGVLALSLIGSFLMFIVIGAIVASTEKQVTVDDQSMLVIDLSQSIVDRASNDPFEDLELPGIFSSVKTIGLDDISESLKKAVYDDRIKGIYLKLSTTSGGYASVEEIRNALIAFKDSCDKPVYACADQMLLDQKGYYLATVADQIVLHPEVTLDFRGLSSELMFYKNALDKIGVEMQIIRGPNNKFKSAVEPYMLDKMSDENREQRLVYMNSLWNHMLKGISEARSISVEKLNALADEAQTYKKAAEMVENGLIDAAKYRDEVLDDMREITGIEGTEGIPVVSVKDYVKVPVKGKTKKYSRDKIAVIYASGEIGAALSGGEGINGDKLGKEIRKVRQDSSYKAIVLRVNSPGGAVFDSETIWREVKLAADEKTLVVSFGDVAASGGYYISCPADKIVASPNTITGSIGIFGQIPNFGELLNDKLGVTTDAVSTHEHGNFVSLMRPMTPYEKQRMTHYITIGYDTFLSHVSEGRGMTKEAVDDIGQGRVWSGENAMEIGLIDEFGGLEDAINLAAEMEGLEEYRTVALPALSNPFEEMFKLGGNVRARILKGELGEKYRYYEYLKKASEMNGVYARMPYDIYLN from the coding sequence ATGAAAGAATTCTTCAAGTACGTATTAGCGACGATTGTAGGTGTGCTTGCACTGTCGCTTATTGGTAGTTTTTTAATGTTTATTGTAATCGGAGCCATTGTTGCTTCTACCGAAAAACAGGTAACTGTTGACGACCAATCTATGTTGGTAATCGACTTGAGCCAAAGTATTGTTGATCGTGCTTCAAACGATCCGTTCGAAGACCTGGAACTTCCCGGAATTTTTAGCTCGGTGAAAACAATTGGTTTAGATGACATAAGTGAGTCGTTAAAAAAAGCAGTTTATGATGATCGCATAAAAGGAATATACCTGAAACTATCGACAACAAGTGGAGGTTATGCCTCGGTTGAAGAGATTAGAAATGCATTGATTGCCTTTAAAGATAGCTGTGATAAACCAGTTTATGCATGTGCCGATCAAATGTTGCTCGATCAAAAAGGTTATTACCTGGCAACTGTTGCCGATCAGATTGTTCTGCATCCGGAAGTTACTCTCGATTTTCGCGGATTAAGCAGTGAGCTAATGTTTTATAAAAACGCACTGGATAAAATAGGAGTTGAAATGCAGATTATTCGTGGGCCAAATAACAAGTTTAAATCTGCAGTTGAGCCTTATATGCTCGATAAAATGAGTGATGAAAACCGCGAGCAACGATTGGTTTATATGAATAGTTTGTGGAACCATATGCTAAAAGGAATATCAGAAGCCCGGAGTATTTCGGTAGAAAAACTTAATGCTCTGGCCGACGAGGCACAGACATATAAGAAAGCAGCTGAAATGGTTGAGAACGGATTGATTGATGCTGCGAAATACCGCGATGAAGTATTGGATGATATGCGTGAAATTACTGGCATTGAAGGTACAGAAGGAATTCCGGTGGTTAGCGTAAAAGATTATGTGAAAGTACCGGTTAAGGGTAAAACTAAAAAATACAGTCGCGATAAAATTGCTGTTATTTATGCAAGTGGCGAAATTGGAGCGGCGCTAAGTGGTGGCGAAGGTATTAACGGTGACAAGCTGGGTAAAGAGATTCGTAAAGTGCGTCAGGACAGTTCGTATAAAGCGATTGTGCTTCGTGTAAATTCTCCTGGTGGAGCTGTTTTTGATTCAGAAACTATTTGGCGCGAAGTAAAACTGGCGGCTGATGAAAAAACATTGGTTGTATCGTTTGGCGATGTGGCAGCATCGGGTGGTTATTACATCTCGTGCCCGGCAGATAAGATTGTTGCCAGTCCAAACACCATTACCGGTTCGATCGGTATTTTCGGACAAATACCAAACTTTGGAGAACTGCTGAACGACAAACTGGGAGTTACTACCGATGCGGTTAGCACACACGAGCATGGCAACTTTGTTTCGCTTATGCGACCGATGACTCCATACGAAAAACAACGAATGACACATTACATTACCATTGGTTACGATACTTTTCTTTCGCATGTTTCTGAAGGAAGAGGTATGACTAAAGAAGCGGTTGACGATATTGGTCAGGGCCGTGTTTGGAGTGGCGAAAATGCAATGGAGATTGGTTTGATTGACGAGTTTGGCGGACTGGAAGACGCGATTAACCTGGCTGCTGAAATGGAAGGTCTGGAGGAATATCGTACAGTTGCCTTACCAGCCTTGTCGAATCCTTTTGAAGAAATGTTTAAACTGGGCGGTAACGTGCGAGCCCGGATATTAAAAGGAGAACTGGGTGAAAAATACCGTTATTACGAATACCTGAAAAAGGCTTCGGAAATGAACGGAGTTTATGCCCGCATGCCTTACGATATATATTTGAATTAA
- the lpxK gene encoding tetraacyldisaccharide 4'-kinase: MVKIFLYPLSWLYGLVVFMRNRAYDLKIFKSREFDVPVISIGNITVGGTGKTPHVEYLVNLLKDNYEVATLSRGYKRKTKGFRLVEAVSSAREVGDEPLQIKNKFPEVTVSVCENRVKGVEKLLEPGDVKSPDVVLLDDAFQHRRISPGINILLIDYNRQIKNDSLLPAGRLREGVYQMRRANIILFTKCPEEVTPIMRRILQNDVNLLPYQSLYFTRLVYGHFQPVFDAPKINEETYKDVSCHILVVTGIAAPKQMHSFIKKLGSHMETLSFPDHHSYNTGDINEIQKRFNKINSNKKIIVTTEKDAMRFKDMAEISDELKKAMYYLPVKIDFLKEEKKSFNNKILNYVGENKSNRELHKRKNSGKS; encoded by the coding sequence ATGGTAAAAATTTTTCTTTATCCTCTTTCGTGGTTGTACGGTTTGGTGGTTTTTATGCGCAACAGAGCTTACGACCTTAAAATATTTAAGTCCAGAGAATTCGATGTTCCCGTTATCTCTATCGGAAATATTACCGTTGGCGGCACCGGCAAAACTCCACATGTTGAATACCTGGTAAATTTGTTAAAGGATAATTACGAAGTGGCAACATTAAGCCGTGGCTACAAACGAAAAACAAAAGGGTTTCGTTTGGTTGAGGCAGTTTCTTCGGCGCGTGAAGTTGGAGACGAGCCTTTGCAGATTAAAAATAAATTTCCTGAAGTAACAGTTTCGGTGTGCGAAAACCGGGTGAAAGGAGTTGAAAAACTGCTCGAACCTGGAGACGTGAAATCTCCTGATGTGGTTTTGCTCGACGATGCCTTTCAGCACCGAAGAATCTCTCCCGGAATAAATATTCTGCTGATAGATTATAACCGACAGATTAAAAACGACAGCTTACTTCCGGCAGGCCGTTTGCGTGAAGGCGTTTACCAAATGCGTCGGGCAAACATTATTCTTTTTACAAAATGCCCTGAAGAGGTGACTCCGATAATGCGCCGTATTTTGCAAAACGATGTAAACTTGCTTCCGTATCAGAGTCTGTATTTTACCCGACTGGTTTACGGACATTTTCAACCTGTTTTTGATGCACCGAAAATTAATGAAGAAACCTATAAAGATGTGAGCTGCCATATATTGGTTGTTACCGGTATTGCTGCCCCAAAACAAATGCATTCGTTTATTAAAAAACTGGGATCGCATATGGAAACACTCAGCTTCCCCGATCATCATTCGTATAACACCGGTGATATTAACGAAATACAAAAAAGATTTAATAAAATAAATTCAAATAAAAAGATAATTGTAACAACCGAAAAGGATGCCATGCGTTTTAAAGATATGGCAGAGATAAGTGATGAACTAAAAAAGGCGATGTACTATCTGCCGGTAAAAATTGACTTCCTTAAGGAAGAAAAGAAATCGTTTAATAACAAGATTTTAAATTATGTTGGAGAAAATAAAAGCAACCGCGAGCTTCATAAAAGAAAAAATTCAGGCAAGTCCTGA
- a CDS encoding purine-nucleoside phosphorylase has product MLEKIKATASFIKEKIQASPEVGIILGTGLGGLVNEIEMIDSIPYNEIPNFPVSTVDGHAGRLIYGKLGDTEVLAMQGRFHYYEGYDMKEVTFPVRVMKFVGVKNLFVSNASGGLNPDWHVGEIVLLTDHINFFPEHPLRGKNINELGPRFPDMSKPYSTRLRNKAKLIALQHSINVKEGVYVGVSGPTFETPAEYKMFRILGGDLVGMSTVPEVIVARHMDMHVFGISIVTDSGVPGEIVEISHEEVQEVAMKAEPKMTLIMKELIQSIK; this is encoded by the coding sequence ATGTTGGAGAAAATAAAAGCAACCGCGAGCTTCATAAAAGAAAAAATTCAGGCAAGTCCTGAGGTGGGAATAATTTTAGGAACCGGTCTTGGCGGACTGGTAAACGAGATTGAAATGATTGATTCCATTCCTTATAATGAGATTCCAAACTTCCCGGTATCGACCGTTGACGGGCATGCCGGAAGATTAATTTACGGGAAACTGGGTGATACCGAAGTGCTTGCCATGCAGGGGCGTTTTCATTATTACGAAGGTTACGATATGAAAGAAGTGACTTTCCCGGTGCGAGTGATGAAGTTTGTGGGAGTGAAGAATCTTTTTGTATCGAATGCTAGTGGTGGTTTAAATCCCGACTGGCATGTTGGCGAAATTGTTTTGCTTACCGACCACATCAACTTTTTCCCGGAACATCCGTTGCGCGGAAAGAATATTAATGAGCTTGGACCACGTTTCCCCGATATGAGCAAACCATATAGCACCCGGCTGCGTAACAAGGCCAAGTTAATTGCTTTGCAACACAGTATTAATGTAAAAGAGGGAGTTTATGTTGGCGTATCAGGACCAACTTTTGAAACTCCGGCGGAATATAAAATGTTCCGTATTTTGGGAGGCGACCTTGTTGGAATGTCAACCGTTCCGGAGGTGATCGTTGCTCGTCATATGGATATGCATGTGTTTGGAATTTCAATCGTAACAGACAGTGGTGTGCCCGGAGAAATTGTTGAAATCTCGCACGAGGAAGTACAGGAAGTGGCTATGAAAGCCGAGCCTAAAATGACACTGATTATGAAGGAACTCATTCAGAGTATTAAATAG